Proteins from a genomic interval of Plodia interpunctella isolate USDA-ARS_2022_Savannah chromosome 20, ilPloInte3.2, whole genome shotgun sequence:
- the LOC128678840 gene encoding protein mab-21: MLVPPEMMAAQSKLVYQMNKYYNERVANRKAQIAKTIHEVCRIVQDVLKEVELQEPRFISSLTDYNGRFDGLEVVSPHEFEIVIYLNQMGVLNFVDDGSLPGCAVLKLSDGRKRSMSLWVEFITASGYLSARKIRSRFQTLVAQACDKCSYRDCVKMIAETTEVKLRIRERYIVQITPAFKCAGLWPRSAAHWPLPAIPWPHPNIVAEVKTEGFDLLSKECLALQGKNSAMEGDAWVLSFFEAENRLLQGGCRRKCLSILKTIRDRHLDLPGNPVTCYHMKTLLLYECEKHPREHEWDEAAIGDRINGIFLQLISSLQCRRCPHYFLPHVDLFKGKSPTALENAAKQVWRLTREMLTNSRAFEKL; the protein is encoded by the coding sequence ATGCTCGTGCCTCCGGAGATGATGGCGGCCCAATCCAAACTAGTCTACCAGATGAACAAGTACTACAATGAAAGAGTCGCCAATAGAAAGGCGCAGATCGCAAAAACTATACACGAGGTCTGCAGAATCGTTCAAGATGTCCTCAAAGAGGTGGAGTTGCAAGAGCCGAGGTTCATCTCGTCCCTCACGGACTACAACGGCAGATTCGACGGTTTGGAAGTCGTCTCGCCCCATGAATTCGAAATCGTCATTTACTTGAATCAAATGGGGGTCCTCAACTTTGTCGACGACGGGTCTTTGCCGGGCTGCGCCGTACTGAAGCTCAGCGATGGCAGGAAACGCTCTATGTCTCTCTGGGTGGAATTCATCACCGCTTCAGGATATTTATCAGCAAGGAAAATCCGTTCGAGATTCCAAACGTTGGTCGCGCAGGCTTGCGACAAATGTTCCTACAGAGATTGTGTCAAAATGATTGCGGAGACCACTGAAGTGAAATTGCGAATTCGGGAGCGATATATCGTTCAAATTACGCCGGCTTTTAAATGCGCTGGCCTTTGGCCTAGATCAGCTGCTCATTGGCCACTGCCAGCTATACCCTGGCCGCATCCGAACATCGTCGCCGAAGTCAAAACTGAAGGTTTCGATTTGCTATCAAAAGAATGCCTGGCACTACAAGGGAAAAACTCCGCGATGGAAGGCGATGCTTGGGTATTAAGTTTCTTTGAGGCTGAAAATCGTCTACTTCAAGGGGGATGCCGGAGAAAATGTTTAAGTATTCTCAAAACAATACGAGATCGGCATTTAGACCTTCCTGGCAACCCGGTCACATGCTATCACATGAAAACTTTGCTCCTGTATGAATGCGAGAAGCATCCAAGAGAACACGAATGGGACGAGGCTGCTATAGGAGATAGGATCAATGGGATCTTCCTCCAACTGATATCTTCGCTCCAATGCCGTAGATGTCCACATTACTTTCTCCCACACGTAGATCTGTTCAAAGGAAAGTCACCGACGGCCTTGGAAAACGCCGCGAAGCAAGTTTGGAGGCTAACGAGGGAAATGTTGACAAATTCGAGagcatttgaaaaattgtga